From the Cucurbita pepo subsp. pepo cultivar mu-cu-16 chromosome LG05, ASM280686v2, whole genome shotgun sequence genome, one window contains:
- the LOC111794333 gene encoding serine/threonine receptor-like kinase NFP, with amino-acid sequence MVMAFYFISSQAFVLIFFLCSCCFAVSRSLPNSTVGSSCHSESVCNTYVSFFASSPDFLDLENVSDLFGVNRSSIAEASNLNPEDGRLFPGELLLIPVQCACNGDHYFANITYQIKKGDVYFTLAMTAFQHLTEWQVVNAANPNLDPNFLHIGDEITFPLYCKCPSKTEVEKNIKHFITYIWQPTENISVLSTEFNVSTDAILAANNYTKMRDTPNLPVFIPVSQLPLLSHMNPYYKMKNGKRKRIVVVSTSIGGSLLLLVLAAGLVCVHFLCKNRNSLKWNKFPMEIGDSPARNNAFEAKIGYQDDRLLPKVSDYLSKPIFYDINVIMEATKNLNESYRIRGSVYRATIDGQVFAVKKSKEGITEELNILQKVNHVNLVKVIGFSIDIDRSCFLVYEYAENGSLDKWLHSSSLASLTWDQRLSIALDVANGLQYMHEHIQPSVVHRDIRTSNILLDSRLKAKVANLSMAKPAIDSISHKIDVFAFGVVLLELLSGKKATETKGNGEVGMLWKDIREVMDIEETKEGRLRAWMDPKLESLYPIDEAVSLADLGKACTNDLPMARPSMGEIVFNLSIITQSSESSWVSGFESINIGQKVDTILAR; translated from the coding sequence ATGGTTATGGCTTTCTACTTCATATCATCTCAAgcttttgttcttattttcttcttatgTTCTTGTTGTTTCGCAGTCTCTCGATCGCTGCCGAACTCAACGGTTGGCTCATCATGTCATTCGGAATCTGTTTGCAACACTTATGTGAGCTTCTTTGCAAGCTCTCCTGACTTTTTGGATTTGGAGAATGTGTCTGATCTGTTTGGAGTGAATCGATCGTCGATTGCCGAAGCTAGTAACTTGAATCCCGAGGACGGTCGTCTATTCCCGGGCGAGCTCTTGTTGATTCCTGTCCAATGTGCCTGCAATGGAGACCATTACTTTGCCAATATCACTTACCAAATCAAGAAGGGGGACGTCTACTTTACTTTAGCAATGACTGCATTTCAGCATCTTACTGAGTGGCAAGTAGTGAATGCTGCTAATCCCAATTTGGATCCAAACTTTCTGCACATTGGAGATGAAATAACTTTTCCTCTATACTGCAAGTGTCCATCGAAAACCGAAGTCGAAAAGAACATCAAACACTTCATTACTTACATATGGCAGCCGACCGAGAACATTTCTGTTCTTAGTACCGAGTTTAATGTCTCGACAGATGCCATATTAGCTGCCAATAACTACACAAAAATGAGAGACACACCGAACCTTCCTGTGTTTATTCCCGTGTCGCAGTTGCCTCTTCTCTCCCATATGAATCCATACTACAAGATGAAGAACGGTAAACGCAAGCGGATTGTCGTCGTTTCCACGAGCATAGGAGGTTCACTTTTACTTCTTGTTCTAGCAGCTGGCCTGGTATgtgttcattttctttgtaagAATAGGAATTCATTGAAATGGAACAAGTTCCCTATGGAAATTGGTGATAGCCCTGCAAGGAACAATGCCTTTGAGGCTAAGATTGGCTATCAAGATGATAGGTTGCTTCCCAAGGTTTCAGATTATCTAAGCAAACCAATCTTTTATGATATCAATGTGATCATGGAGGCAACCAAGAATCTCAATGAGAGCTATCGAATAAGAGGATCGGTGTACCGAGCAACAATCGACGGGCAAGTCTTCGCCGTTAAGAAAAGCAAGGAAGGTATAACAGAGGAACTGAACATTTTGCAGAAAGTAAACCATGTGAATCTAGTAAAAGTGATCGGTTTTTCGATCGACATTGATCGGAGTTGCTTCCTAGTCTACGAATACGCCGAAAATGGTTCACTTGATAAATGGTTGCACTCCTCTTCATTGGCTTCTCTTACATGGGATCAAAGACTATCCATAGCATTAGACGTGGCCAATGGTTTGCAATATATGCACGAACACATTCAACCGAGCGTCGTTCATCGAGATATCCGAACGAGTAACATACTTCTCGACTCAAGGTTGAAGGCAAAGGTTGCAAATCTATCAATGGCAAAGCCGGCAATAGACTCAATATCACACAAGATAGATGTTTTTGCTTTTGGAGTTGTTTTATTGGAGTTACTTTCGGGGAAAAAAGCGACCGAAACAAAAGGCAACGGCGAGGTCGGGATGTTATGGAAGGATATAAGAGAGGTGATGGATATTGAGGAGACAAAGGAAGGGAGGCTGAGGGCATGGATGGACCCAAAACTTGAAAGCTTATACCCCATTGATGAGGCTGTGAGCTTAGCAGATTTGGGGAAGGCATGCACCAATGACTTGCCAATGGCGAGGCCAAGCATGGGTGAGATTGTGTTTAATCTCTCTATTATCACTCAGTCATCAGAATCATCTTGGGTTTCTGGTTTTGAATCAATAAACATTGGCCAAAAGGTTGATACGATCCTGGCTCGGTGA
- the LOC111795245 gene encoding uncharacterized protein LOC111795245 isoform X2, translating into MGICISSDSPNVSTAKLILSDGTLLEYSYPVKVSYVLHKDPASFICNSDDMDFNDVVTAVDDDDELQLGQLYFALPLEKLNKPLHAEDMAALAVKASSALMKAGGGGSEKCGSRRPVVFCEEELRKGPRKGVKKGTRSGGSRKFTAKLCAIPE; encoded by the exons atgggtaTTTGCATTTCCTCCGATTCCCCCAATGTTTCTACGGCCAAACTCATTCTTTCCGACGGAACATTGCTGGAATATTCCTATCCGGTCAAGGTTTCGTATGTACTACATAAAGATCCGGCGAGTTTCATTTGCAACTCCGACGATATGGATTTCAACGATGTTGTAACCGCCGTGGACGACGACGACGAGCTTCAACTCGGGCAGCTTTACTTTGCGCTGCCGTTGGAGAAGCTGAACAAGCCGCTTCACGCGGAGGATATGGCTGCATTGGCTGTTAAGGCTAGCTCGGCGCTGATGAAGGCTGGCGGTGGTGGGAGTGAGAAATGTGGGTCACGGCGGCCGGTGGTGTTTTGTGAGGAGGAGCTTAGGAAGGGTCCGAGAAAGGGTGTGAAGAAGGGGACAAGGAGTGGTGGAAGTAGGAAATTCACGGCGAAATTGTGTGCAATCCCTGAat ga
- the LOC111795245 gene encoding uncharacterized protein LOC111795245 isoform X1, with protein MGICISSDSPNVSTAKLILSDGTLLEYSYPVKVSYVLHKDPASFICNSDDMDFNDVVTAVDDDDELQLGQLYFALPLEKLNKPLHAEDMAALAVKASSALMKAGGGGSEKCGSRRPVVFCEEELRKGPRKGVKKGTRSGGSRKFTAKLCAIPE; from the coding sequence atgggtaTTTGCATTTCCTCCGATTCCCCCAATGTTTCTACGGCCAAACTCATTCTTTCCGACGGAACATTGCTGGAATATTCCTATCCGGTCAAGGTTTCGTATGTACTACATAAAGATCCGGCGAGTTTCATTTGCAACTCCGACGATATGGATTTCAACGATGTTGTAACCGCCGTGGACGACGACGACGAGCTTCAACTCGGGCAGCTTTACTTTGCGCTGCCGTTGGAGAAGCTGAACAAGCCGCTTCACGCGGAGGATATGGCTGCATTGGCTGTTAAGGCTAGCTCGGCGCTGATGAAGGCTGGCGGTGGTGGGAGTGAGAAATGTGGGTCACGGCGGCCGGTGGTGTTTTGTGAGGAGGAGCTTAGGAAGGGTCCGAGAAAGGGTGTGAAGAAGGGGACAAGGAGTGGTGGAAGTAGGAAATTCACGGCGAAATTGTGTGCAATCCCTGAatga
- the LOC111795246 gene encoding patatin-like protein 2: protein MAPDLPKPKMTTILSIDGGGIRGIIPSTILDFLESKLQELDGPDARIANYFDLIAGTSTGGLITIMLTAPNKDKKPLYAAKDLSNFFLEHSPKIFPQKNHLFSSVTNLFSKALGPKYDGKYLRTLLNDQLGDTTLKETLTNVVIPAFDINHLHPVIFSNVKARWDELKNPKLADVCISTSAAPTYLPAYEFQTTNSMGNTHIFNMVDGGVAANNPTLAAITQVSKGTNICEPFKTKPMETERMLVLSLGTGAAKNEGKYSATKAAKWGMFNWVYDNGATPIVDIFSDASSDMVDFHVGSFFQSFRCHKNYLRIQDTDLSGEVALVDIATEKNLKKLTEVGKELLKKSVSRVNLETGEYEAVDGEGTNEEALTQFANMLSQQRKLPLSP, encoded by the exons ATGGCACCTGATCTTCCAAAACCGAAGATGACAACTATTTTGAGTATCGATGGAGGTGGCATCAGAGGCATCATTCCTTCAACTATTCTAGATTTTCTCGAGTCCAAGCTTCAG GAATTGGACGGCCCGGATGCAAGAATAGCGAATTACTTCGATTTAATTGCTGGAACAAGTACAGGTGGTTTAATTACTATCATGCTTACAGCTCCCAACAAAGACAAGAAGCCTTTATATGCAGCCAAAGATCTAAGCAACTTCTTTTTGGAACATTCTCCAAAAATTTTCCCCCAAAAAAA CCATTTATTCAGCTCAGTCACcaatttatttagtaaagcTTTGGGGCCAAAGTACGATGGAAAATACTTGAGGACATTGCTGAATGACCAACTTGGGGACACAACTCTTAAGGAAACGTTGACAAATGTTGTTATTCCTGCGTTTGACATCAATCATCTTCACCCTGTGATCTTCTCCAATGTTAAG GCAAGGTGGGATGAATTGAAGAATCCAAAGTTGGCAGATGTGTGCATCAGTACATCTGCAGCACCAACTTACTTGCCAGCATATGAATTTCAAACAACCAACTCCATGGGAAATACTCACATTTTCAATATGGTTGATGGTGGAGTTGCAGCAAACAACCCA ACCCTGGCTGCCATAACCCAAGTATCCAAAGGGACAAACATTTGTGAACCCTTCAAGACCAAGCCCATGGAAACAGAAAGGATGCTAGTCCTTTCTTTAGGCACTGGAGCAGCTAAGAATGAAGGAAAGTACAGTGCTACCAAAGCTGCAAAATGGGGCATGTTTAATTGGGTTTATGACAATGGGGCCACTCCAATAGTTGATATCTTCAGCGATGCAAGTTCCGATATGGTCGACTTTCATGTTGGTTCTTTCTTTCAATCCTTCCGTTGCCACAAAAACTATCTTCGCATTCAG GACACGGATTTGAGTGGGGAAGTAGCATTAGTTGATATTGCAACAGAGAAAAACTTGAAGAAGCTGACAGAGGTGGGGAAGGAGCTGTTAAAGAAATCGGTGTCGAGGGTAAACTTAGAAACGGGAGAATACGAGGCAGTTGATGGAGAAGGTACAAATGAAGAAGCCCTCACACAATTTGCCAACATGCTTTCTCAACAGAGAAAGCTTCCACTCAGCCCTTGA
- the LOC111795247 gene encoding zeaxanthin epoxidase, chloroplastic: MVMTRFHNPFNLSSSGLSRTCFPVPVFRDSLVKISPSQRSVCNFGGKTACGQRKKVSQVKAAVADAPPAEGTTGEINRSLPTKKARILVAGGGIGGLVFALAAKKKGFEVVVFERDISAIRGEGQYRGPIQIQSNALAALEAIDLEVAEEVMRVGCITGDRINGLVDGVSGNWYVKFDTFTPAAERGLPVTRVISRMALQQILARAVGDDVIINDSNVVDFEDSGDKVKVILENGQQHEGDLLVGADGIWSKVRKGLFGHSEAVYSEYTCYTGIADFIPADIETVGYRVFLGHKQYFVSSDVGGGKMQWYAFHKEPPGGTDAPNGKKERLLKIFEGWCDNVIDLILATDEDSILRRDIYDRTPIFTWGKGRITLLGDSVHAMQPNMGQGGCMAIEDAYQLALELDKAWNESVVSRSPIDIVSSLKRYESTRRIRVAVIHGMARMAATMASTYKAYLGVGLGPLSFLTQFRIPHPGRVGGRFFIDLAMPLMLNWVLGGNSSKLEGRPPACRLSDKANDELRKWFEDDDALQRAINGEWFLLPQGDEASVSQPIRLSRDENQACFIGSVEREVESGLSIALPLPQVSEKHARVHYKDGAFFLTDLGSEHGTWLSDHEGRRSRVPQNFPVRFHHSDVIEFGSDKKAVFRVKVMRSAVENDKEKVELK, translated from the exons ATGGTCATGACCAGATTTCACAACCCTTTTAATCTTTCCTCCTCTGGCTTATCAAGAACCTGTTTCCCAGTTCCAGTATTTCGGGATTCCCTAGTTAAGATTTCGCCAAGTCAGAGGAGCGTATGTAATTTTGGGGGTAAAACAGCATGTGGGCAGAGGAAGAAAGTATCCCAAGTGAAAGCCGCCGTCGCAGATGCACCGCCGGCGGAAGGGACGACCGGGGAAATAAACCGGAGCTTGCCGACGAAGAAGGCTCGGATACTAGTAGCCGGTGGTGGAATTGGAGGTCTGGTTTTTGCTTTGGCGGCGAAAAAGAAAGGGTTTGAAGTAGTGGTTTTCGAGAGGGATATAAGTGCCATTAGAGGAGAGGGGCAGTACAGGGGGCCGATTCAAATACAGAGTAATGCTTTGGCAGCTTTGGAAGCCATTGATTTGGAGGTTGCTGAAGAAGTTATGAGAGTTGGCTGTATTACTGGAGATAGAATCAATGGACTCGTTGATGGGGTTTCTGGAAATTG GTACGTCAAGTTTGACACGTTCACTCCTGCAGCAGAACGAGGACTTCCTGTCACAAGGGTTATCAGTCGAATGGCATTGCAACAAATTCTTGCTCGTGCTGTGGGTGATGAtgttattataaatgataGTAATGTTGTTGACTTTGAGGATAGTGGAGATAAG GTGAAAGTGATTCTTGAAAATGGGCAGCAACATGAGGGTGATCTCCTGGTTGGAGCTGATGGTATATGGTCAAAG GTCAGAAAGGGCCTATTTGGACACTCAGAAGCAGTATATTCTGAGTACACTTGCTATACGGGTATCGCCGACTTCATACCAGCTGATATTGAGACTGTTGG GTACCGAGTGTTTTTGGGACACAAACAATACTTCGTTTCCTCCGACGTCGGTGGAGGAAAGATGCAGTGGTATGCATTTCATAAGGAACCACCTGGTGGCACTGATGCCCCGAACG gcaaaaaagaaagactgctcaaaatatttgaaggtTGGTGTGACAATGTTATAGATCTGATACTTGCCACTGATGAAGATTCCATTCTTCGACGTGATATATACGATCGCACACCCATTTTCACATGGGGAAAGGGTCGCATAACTTTACTTGGAGATTCAGTACATGCTATGCAGCCAAATATGGGTCAAGGGGGATGCATGGCTATTGAG GACGCTTATCAACTTGCACTTGAGCTGGATAAAGCATGGAATGAAAGCGTAGTCTCAAGATCTCCTATTGATATCGTATCTTCGTTGAAGCG TTATGAGAGTACTAGAAGAATTCGGGTTGCTGTAATTCATGGAATGGCAAGAATGGCTGCAACGATGGCTTCCACTTATAAAGCTTATTTGGGAGTCGGACTTGGCCCGCTTTCG TTTTTGACACAGTTCCGAATACCGCATCCAGGACGTGTTGGTGGAAGGTTTTTTATCGATCTGGCAATGCCCTTGATGCTTAATTGGGTCTTAGGTGGTAATAG TTCAAAATTAGAAGGGAGGCCACCAGCTTGCAGACTCTCAGACAAA GCGAATGATGAGTTACGTAAGTGGTTTGAAGATGACGATGCCCTGCAGCGTGCTATTAACGGAGA ATGGTTTCTATTACCGCAAGGAGACGAGGCTAGTGTTTCGCAGCCCATTCGCCTAAGCCGAGATGAGAACCAGGCCTGTTTTATTGG AAGTGTGGAGAGGGAAGTGGAGTCAGGGTTGTCAATCGCCTTACCATTGCCTCAG GTTTCAGAAAAGCATGCCCGTGTCCATTACAAAGACGGGGCGTTCTTCTTGACTGATCTAGGAAGTGAGCATGGTACCTGGCTCTCTGA TCACGAAGGACGACGGAGCCGTGTACCTCAAAATTTTCCAGTACGTTTCCATCATTCGGATGTCATCGAGTTTGGTTCTGATAAGAAG GCGGTATTTCGCGTGAAGGTGATGAGATCTGCAGttgaaaatgataaagaaaaagtagagcTCAAGTGA
- the LOC111795852 gene encoding uncharacterized protein LOC111795852: MVDVDRRMTGLNPAHLAGLRRLSARAAATSTASSAPLRNGLLSFSSLADEVLTHLRNSGVDVQPGLSDAEFARAEAEFRFAFPPDLRAVLSAGLPVGPGFPDWRSSGARLHLRSSLDLPIAAISFQIARNTLWSRSWGPRPAEPEKALRVARNSLKRAPVLIPIFNHCYIPCNPPLAGNPIFFVDESRVLCCGFDLSDFFERESLFRCSASDSDSGPLFSKQRSLAEKSFGSSTNFSRRSLDSGVVKTPRWVEFWSDAAVDRRRRNSSSSSNSSPDRFFELPRSEIPKWVGEYIGELGSVLRSGGWSESEVAEMVDVSASGFFDGEMVMLDNQAVLDALLLKVDRFSGSLRRAGWSSEEVSEAFGFDFRPEKERKPAKKLSAELVERIGKLAESVSRS; this comes from the coding sequence ATGGTCGACGTCGACCGGAGAATGACTGGTCTTAACCCGGCCCACCTCGCCGGCCTCCGCCGTCTTTCCGCCCGTGCTGCCGCTACCTCCACCGCCTCCTCCGCCCCCCTCCGCAACGGTCTCCTCTCCTTCTCCTCTCTTGCCGATGAAGTCCTCACCCATCTACGAAACTCCGGCGTCGACGTTCAACCCGGTCTCTCTGATGCGGAATTCGCCCGAGCTGAGGCCGAGTTCCGCTTCGCCTTTCCTCCTGATCTCCGGGCAGTTCTCTCCGCTGGCCTCCCCGTTGGCCCCGGTTTTCCTGACTGGCGCTCCTCCGGTGCACGCCTCCATCTTCGGTCCTCCCTCGACCTCCCAATCGCTGCAATTTCCTTCCAAATCGCTAGAAACACTCTCTGGTCTCGCTCTTGGGGTCCCAGGCCGGCGGAACCGGAAAAGGCCTTACGGGTTGCGAGAAATTCGCTTAAACGAGCTCCTGTTTTGATACCCATTTTCAACCATTGCTACATTCCCTGCAACCCGCCCTTGGCCGGGAATCCGATCTTTTTTGTCGATGAGAGTCGAGTTCTTTGCTGTGGCTTTGATTTGTCCGATTTCTTCGAACGGGAGTCTCTGTTTCGATGCTCTGCTTCCGATTCCGATTCGGGTCCTCTGTTTTCGAAACAGAGGTCTCTCGCCGAGAAGTCCTTTGGATCGTCCACGAATTTCTCGCGACGGAGTTTAGATTCAGGGGTTGTAAAAACGCCGAGGTGGGTCGAGTTTTGGAGCGACGCCGCCGTGGATCGGCGGCGGAGAAACTCGTCGTCGTCATCGAATTCCTCGCCGGATCGGTTCTTCGAGTTGCCAAGATCCGAAATCCCGAAATGGGTTGGGGAGTATATTGGAGAATTAGGATCAGTTTTGAGATCGGGCGGGTGGAGTGAATCGGAGGTGGCGGAGATGGTGGATGTCTCAGCATCAGGATTCTTCGACGGCGAAATGGTTATGTTGGATAACCAGGCGGTTTTGGATGCTCTGCTTTTGAAAGTGGACCGGTTTTCCGGTTCGTTGAGACGGGCCGGGTGGAGCTCCGAAGAGGTTTCGGAGGCGTTTGGCTTCGATTTTCGGCCGGAGAAGGAGAGGAAACCGGCGAAGAAGCTCTCGGCGGAATTGGTGGAGCGAATTGGGAAACTGGCTGAGTCGGTTTCCCGGTCATGA